The genomic DNA GTTTTTTTACTGCTTTTTTTGCAGACCAAAGTGAGTACCATCTTTCAAATTTACTATAACTTTCTGGAAATTTATAAGCTGCAATATCATGCACAGTCATTACAGTCTTTTTTGGGTGAATAAAAGGAAAAACATGTGCTGGAATAAATAATACATCTGGTCTATAAAAAATCATTTCCAAACTCAATCGAATCTGTGTCCAAAATCTTCCCAGAAACCAATTCAAAACTTTTTCCTCCCAATTTTCTGGCAATTCAGACAAGTCACCAGTTAGTGGTTTATTTGTATACAAAACAACCTTTTCACTAGAAGGGATTATTTTTTTCAGTTCCTGAATTGTATTGAATGCGTACCACTCAACCCCAGTTTTTTGCAAATTATTGGCGCGCGAAGCATCAATCCCTATTTTCATATTTACAAAATAATACTATCTTTTTCCTCTTTTTTCTGTTCTTTTTCTAAAATATAAACATCATAATTATACTCATCATTTCCCACAAATTCCCCTTCTCCATTTAAAATTCTCTCCATTGGCTTACAGACAAAACAACCTTCTTTTGGGCATTTAAACCTTTTTAACTGTCTTGCCAATTTTACCCGTTTTGCAATATCCAAAATTTTCTCATACGCATCTTCTGCGTTTGGAAGCTCTTTTTCCACCATTTCATTTGTCTGCAGATACCAATAACTTGCTTTTTCAACTTTTCTCTTTTGACAATTTTGAACCAAAGTTAGATAGATTGGTAATTGCAAAGAATTTGGATCTTCTTGTGCTTTTCCTGTTTTAAAATCAATAATATGAACAGAATCTGTTTCTGGCAAATACTCCAACCAGTCCACCTTTCCACATAAAATTATATTATCTTCTTCTGACAACCAAAACCAAGGTAAATCTTTTTGAATTTTTACAGCCTTGTTTATAAGCACTCCAGGATCTTTCATCAATTTTCTAAGCATCTCCATTCCACGCTCTTTATACACCTGCTCTGTATCCAAATCTGTAAAACCACCATTTTTTCCACTTACTTTTTCCCAAACTTCACCAAATTTCACAACTAAAGAATCATTCATTCTAGAGTCAGATGGTAAAATAGAAAGCGACTCAACTACTTCGTGTACAGCCTGCCCCAAAGCCAAAGGCGGACTCACTATTTTCATCTTGTGATTTGTCTTTGGATCTTTGTAAACATGTTTCAAATAATAAGCTCTAGGGCACTTCAAAAAATCACCCATTGAAGTGTGTGAAACCCAAACTGCTGTATATTTATCCTGCGCCATATTTTTTATAATTATTTTTACTTACTATACCCAATCTACTACTTTGTAGCCAAAACACTCCTTTTGTAACTGTCTAAATTTTCCAACGCTATTCCAGTACCACGAGCCACACAAAGCAAAGCATCATCTGCCAAATAACATGCAACACCTGTAGCTTGAGAAATTAATTCTGTTAAATTTCTCAACTGGCTAGAACCTCCGGACATTATAATTCCTTTGTCCATTACATCTGCTGAAAGCTCTGGTGGAGTTTTGTGCAAAACTTCTTTTACAGCTTCAACCAAACCTTCCAAATCGTGCTGCAAAGCTTCTGTCGTATCATCTGATGTGACCACAATTGTTTTTGGTAGTCCAGTTATCATATCTCGTCCTTTTATTTCCATTGTCAAAGGATCATTCATAAACATTGCTGAACCAACATTTATTTTTACACTTTCGGCACTTCTCTCACCTATTGCCAAATTATATTTTCTACGAATATGTTCTGCAATAGAATTATCAAATTTATTTCCACCAATTCTCACAGAACCACAAGAAACAATTCCACCCAAAGATATAACAGCAATTTCTGCGGTTCCTCCACCAATATCTATTATCATATGCCCACTTGCGCTTCCTATTGGAATATCTGCCCCAATTGCAGCCACAATAGGTTCTTTTATAATATACGCCGCACGGGCTCCCGCTGCCATAGCAGCGTCTACCACAGCACGCCGTTCTGTAGAGGTAATTCCCGCAGGTACAGCTATCATAACCTCTGGACGAAACAAACGCATTCCACCCAAAGCTTTATTTATAAAGTAACGAAGCATAGCCTCAGTTGTTCTATAATTTGCTATTACACCATCTTTCAGAGGTCTTTCTGCAATAATTGTGTCTGGTGTTCTCCCTATCATATCTTTTGCTTCAACACCAACAGCCAAAACCTTTCTATCGTCCCTAGAAATCGCAACAACAGAAGGCTCGTTTATTACGATCCCTCTTTTTGGCACATACACAAGTACATTTGTAGTACCCAAATCAATTGCAACCTTTTTTATCCACATAACATCTAAAATTCAACACTTACCGACCTATCAACGCTTAAATTAGTTTCATACTGATACAAACTATCTCCCCAAAATTCTTCTTTTTCAGCTGGGCTAGCTCCACTAAGTTTTTTATCAAAATTTAGCTCAAAGGTCAAATCGTAAGTATCAGCCCCAGACTGTCTTTGTATTGTCAAATCGTAAGTTCCATTATTTATTTTTTCTACTATATTATTTGGCAAATAATAACTAAAACTAAGATTCGATATATTTCCAGGCTCTAATTTAAAAAATGTTCCAAACCAAGTCTTTCCTAATTCTACACCACTGTCCACAGAACTACCTACTTTTTTACCATCTCTATTTACATTTACTAACTCCGAACCTTTTGGAACTAAAACTTTTACATAACTTAAGTACCTACTAGTCCTCCAATCAAACGACCCATTATGGGTATACTCCATATTGACATTTGCCACAAATCTTCCATCTTCTTGTGGAGTTATTGAATATTTCACAATTCTTTCTATAGCATGGTCTGTTTTCAAAGCTCCTAAATTTGCATCTACCCACATTACGTAATCATCTGATGTGTCTTGCACTCTACCAGCCCAATTCAATCGCTCAATCTGGTCTTGCAATACATCATCACGAGCATAAATTAAGATTTGTTTTTCGTTTGATAATTTTACCGCTGTATCCAGATATTCTTGCCAATTTAGTATTGCCGTTAATCCCATTTTTTTGAATAATTCTTTCATAAAAATACCAACTATAACCTTTCTATCTTCCACAGCTATATCTCTATCTTTGTATGCATACTCCACCTCATATTCTAGCTTTCTAGTCACATTTTCACTATCAAAAGTCATCCCATCTACACTTATAGGGCCTATTATTTTTAATAACTCTTCCAAAACTGTAGGTGTTACACCTATTACACCATCTATTTCCCCTGCTTTATAACCTTGCTCCAACATATAAAGTTCCAATGTTTTTTTAGAGCTTTCCATAAAATCTGGAGACCAATTACTGTCCCTAAACCACCACCTATCTACACCCAAATGATCTGAAAGTGGTTTTGGTGGAACTGGTTTTGGTGTGCTTGGCGCAGAGTGATCTAAATTTTCACTTCCTTCTACTTTTTCTATTTTTACCTTTCCGCCGTCTATAGTCACAACCCCGTAAACTCCTATAAATCCTCCACCGGGACGCAACTCTGTGTTATTTAAAAACAAAAATAAATAAGTTTTTTCCTCACCAAAACCAAGAAGTATTGGTAACAACCTTGTAAACGAATCTCTGTCTTCTTGTGTCATTATAGTAGCCCCTTCTTTACTTATAAGTTCATTTAAAATTAAATTGTTTATTCTATTATTCACATAAAAAAATACCACAACAAGAGCCAAAATAATTGCAATAATAACAGCTAAGGTAATTAATAATATTTTTTTTGCTCTTGTTTTTTTAAACATATTTTTTATTATTTTTTTTAGCTCTTGTTTTTTGTGAGACATTAAATCCTAGATATTTTCCAAACATAAGATGTGTCACAGCATCTATCGCTGGAATTGCACTCACAAAAATTAATGAGAGGGGTAAAAGTCCCCACTGTAAGAGCATTATAAGATACTTATATTTAGGTTCACTTTTTGGTTTTTTTGGTAAAAGTGGAAAGCTTAAAACAGCAGAAATCAAAAGCCCAGCCATTGCCATAATCATTAACCTCTCCAACAAATGAGGTGCGTTGAAAAACAAGGCACTTTGTTGAACAGACTCTGGCGCTACCCACATTGGCAAACGCCCCAAAACCGTAATCATAACAGCAACAACACTCCAAGACCATTTACCCTCCCATTCCACAAAAATCCACTTTACTTTTTTCCACAAAGTTATTTTTTTTCCTTTTTTCTTGAAATTCCAAAGTAAATAAGGAATATGTTCTGTTCCCCAAGCCCAGCGACGCTGTTGTTTATACAAATTCTTTATACTTGTCCACCATTTTACATCTCGCACAGTGTCCATTGAAACTGGAATATACATTGGAACAACACGGTAGTCACCATTATAATACAAAAAACATTGGTAAAAAATTCTAGAATCCTCACTAACAATCTCTTTACTGTGAAATCCAGCGTCTACAAGTGCGCTAAAACTCATAGAATGAGATGAGAAAGTTACGAGTGTATCTTGTTTTGCAAGAGAAGTGAGTGTCCAAAAAGTTGTACCAAAAGCCATAATTCTTAAAATAGAAGGAGACTCCCATATATTATTATTATAAAGCGCAACTGGTTGATAAGAGCTTCTAGTAGCCTTTGGATTCGTACAATAAAGATAAGTTAAATAAGTAAAATAGTGTTGATGACAGATTGTATCAATATCAAAAATAGTTACAATCACATTATTATAATTCCACTTTTTTTTGTCTATATATTTTTTAATTTCTTTTTCAGAATAGTTTAAATTTGAACCTTTTCCAGGAATTTCATCTTGTAGATCTTTTGGGTGAAGTGTACCAATTATATCTCCAAAACAAGATGCAAAATGTTTTTTTGTCTTTTCAAAAATATCCTCAAAATGCAACCCTTCTCTCTCTTCGCCAGCTATTACAACAGTAAAAAGCTCTGGCGAATGTTTTGAAGCTTTACACAGACTAGTTAGTGCACTTTTTATAACATCCCATTCCTCATTGTAAACTGTTAAAAAAACCACATGTTTTTTTTCTCTCCAGTTCTCTACT from Candidatus Magasanikbacteria bacterium includes the following:
- a CDS encoding PD-(D/E)XK nuclease family protein, translated to MAQDKYTAVWVSHTSMGDFLKCPRAYYLKHVYKDPKTNHKMKIVSPPLALGQAVHEVVESLSILPSDSRMNDSLVVKFGEVWEKVSGKNGGFTDLDTEQVYKERGMEMLRKLMKDPGVLINKAVKIQKDLPWFWLSEEDNIILCGKVDWLEYLPETDSVHIIDFKTGKAQEDPNSLQLPIYLTLVQNCQKRKVEKASYWYLQTNEMVEKELPNAEDAYEKILDIAKRVKLARQLKRFKCPKEGCFVCKPMERILNGEGEFVGNDEYNYDVYILEKEQKKEEKDSIIL
- a CDS encoding rod shape-determining protein, with the translated sequence MWIKKVAIDLGTTNVLVYVPKRGIVINEPSVVAISRDDRKVLAVGVEAKDMIGRTPDTIIAERPLKDGVIANYRTTEAMLRYFINKALGGMRLFRPEVMIAVPAGITSTERRAVVDAAMAAGARAAYIIKEPIVAAIGADIPIGSASGHMIIDIGGGTAEIAVISLGGIVSCGSVRIGGNKFDNSIAEHIRRKYNLAIGERSAESVKINVGSAMFMNDPLTMEIKGRDMITGLPKTIVVTSDDTTEALQHDLEGLVEAVKEVLHKTPPELSADVMDKGIIMSGGSSQLRNLTELISQATGVACYLADDALLCVARGTGIALENLDSYKRSVLATK
- a CDS encoding DUF4012 domain-containing protein; this translates as MFKKTRAKKILLITLAVIIAIILALVVVFFYVNNRINNLILNELISKEGATIMTQEDRDSFTRLLPILLGFGEEKTYLFLFLNNTELRPGGGFIGVYGVVTIDGGKVKIEKVEGSENLDHSAPSTPKPVPPKPLSDHLGVDRWWFRDSNWSPDFMESSKKTLELYMLEQGYKAGEIDGVIGVTPTVLEELLKIIGPISVDGMTFDSENVTRKLEYEVEYAYKDRDIAVEDRKVIVGIFMKELFKKMGLTAILNWQEYLDTAVKLSNEKQILIYARDDVLQDQIERLNWAGRVQDTSDDYVMWVDANLGALKTDHAIERIVKYSITPQEDGRFVANVNMEYTHNGSFDWRTSRYLSYVKVLVPKGSELVNVNRDGKKVGSSVDSGVELGKTWFGTFFKLEPGNISNLSFSYYLPNNIVEKINNGTYDLTIQRQSGADTYDLTFELNFDKKLSGASPAEKEEFWGDSLYQYETNLSVDRSVSVEF